From Poecilia reticulata strain Guanapo linkage group LG3, Guppy_female_1.0+MT, whole genome shotgun sequence:
cttgctCAACTCCTGCATGCAGCGTTTCTCAGACTGAATCACTGCAGATGAAGCACTTTGCAGGttgcgctgctgctgcagtggcTGTTAACTTCCCGTCACTGATTGCAGCAGGTGTGCAGCTGATCTTTTGCCCCAcctctgaaagaaaacctgccgggtttttttctctttctctctccagtGTAACTCAATCTATACTCAGagttttgtttcccttttctcGCCTGtcaacacttttattttttattttatttttccaatgtATGACTTACTCACAGTTAAATAAGGAACAATGTACCCAACATTTAACTTCTCCACCTCTAACTACTCCAACCTGTCGGATGCAGACTCTCTGACACTGCAGGAACTGACCCACCGCTCCGTCAAAATAAGCATCATCATTATTCTGGGGGTGATGGTCACTTTGGGAAATATAGCCGTTCTCCTGGTCATCACTTCCTCCGTGGCAGGCTGGTCCAGAAACTCCCGGTATTTCCTGCTGTCTCTCACCGCAGCGGACTCTGCGTTCGGGTTGCTGGTAATGCCCCTGAACCTCTGGGTGAGTCTGTTGAAGGACTACAGTGAGGGCCCCGACACTCTTTGTCACGTGGTTGCGTTTTGCAACGCCACCGTCTACTCCACTTGCATGTACACGCTGGCCACCATCAGCCTTGAGAGGTACATCGCGGTGTTTTACCCCCTGCAGTACTCCACTCTTATGACCAGAAAAAGGACCCTGCTTCTCATCGCCTTCACCTGGTGCTTCCCTCTCTTCCTGCTGTGGCCGATCACATTCCCAGATGGCGTCATCGAGGTCCACTTCTCCACCGCGTCGCTGGTCTGCAACCCGTCCTACTCCACAAACGTTGCCTACACCTTCAGTTTGAcctgtttaatatttttcccCTGCTCCATTGTCATGACGTATGCAAACTTGAGGGTGTGGTGCGCGGCCAAGAGACAGAGGCGGAAACTGCGCAAATACGGCTGTGCACTGCGCAACAGGCACAATGTTGCCGCAAGAGTGCTCGTACCTGTGATGGCGGCGTACTACACGTGTTGGACTCCCTGCGTGGCGGTTATAATCTACAGCGGTAAGCAAAGCATCACATCTAAACAGCGTTTAATGTGGAAATATGAACAGACTTTAATTCTAAACATGTTACCCACACAGTGGCTTCTTATTTAGACGTCTCTCATTCACTAAAATTGATAGAAAgcatatttttgtatattttatttcactattttaGCTTTGTCTTGCGTATTTACTAAATTCCACCACTACTGATGGAAAAGCAGCTTAGATTTTGTGTGCCTCTTTGCTCCTTAgactttgggattttttttatttttttttagattaagcAAAATTAGGCACTGTCCTTgcatctttttgtcttttgtcacatactaaatatttcagataataCCACAGTTTAAGGTGTGGTTTAACACAAGAAATACAGCAGTAACAGCCCACATCAAGGCTGCATCTGTGTGTAATGGCACTTGAAGCTCCAACTTGAGCCACATTTCAGACCTTGAAAATCTTCCCCACTTGCTTGAATGAACTTTACCTTATGTTCCTCTCAAAGCTGTGGCAATCTCTGATGCCTGTGCCCCTTATTCTACCACACTTACCTTCAACTGAACTTTCCATGATTGTGCCTTACTACCCTTCTCATGTTGGAGTCACCCGCTGTCTGCTAGGCTACTTTCTAGTCAGTGATCTTCTTTAAGGTTTCGTAGgtcaaaacatttccataacaaatgttgaaaatccCCCATTCTGTTACTGCCTATTCTCCAAAGAAACCTAtatttgggttttcattagctgcaaTCAATGGTTATAAAActctacagaaaaataaacaactgaaacataTTGCTCTGTTGGAAACGAATCAACATGATGAGTTTCATATTTTGAATTGAAGTactgaaataacattttgttgatattctaaTGAATTGAGTTGCACCTGTATGTCACTTATTGCTCTTGCATCACTAACTCCTCCAACAGAGTTGCTGTGCTGCGTGTCACAGTGACGACTTGAGACATTCGTAGCATGTAGAATCAAATGTGTCAATGTCATTTTTGGCTGCATGTACTGAACGATGCAGAACAGATTTCTGTCACAGTTATTTcagatattgatcatgtgtatATGCTCTTTGCATATTATATCGACTTCatatgagaaaatattttattctttgttgcTTCAAAGTTAGACAGACATCTGTCTTTCAAAATTAAACGTCTTATCATTTCCCCCATCCAATCTGTCAGTTTCTGCCAAGATTGTGGGAGGAATAGCTGTCAGAGTTATTCATGTAATCATGGGCATGATGTACTTTTTTTAAGGCTGGCGATGACTCagacttctttttcttttttttttttgactttttctaaTTTACCCTGATCATGTGCAGGTTTTGGAGTAATCAGTGTGAAAGTGGAGTTGTGGCAGAATATTTTTAGAAGTGTagatctttttttctccctctttttcaAGCAGACCTCTAATCTATCAGATACAGATGAAAATCCTTGCGAAGTGAAGCTGAGAGTCTTAATTTAAACTGCAAGTGTGCACTCGTCTAAATGACCACAAGCCTAACAGTAAAGCACTTTGCTTGGTTCCACTAAGTCTCAGCTACTTGATCATGAGctaatttactgtaaaactcTAAATTATTCATAGTCGGTGTCGTTACTAGAAACAGGTGAGGCATGCTAGGTGTTTAAAtctgtctgaaaatgtaaataatactTTGTCACTTGTTCATCAGTTTCTGATTGATGATTTAGTGAGCGTTGAGATTTAGGCctatccaaaatgttttttttttaaataagcccTTTGTGTATCCAATACTAATGTCACGGGTATTTAATTTTGTAGATTGACTTGTGTTTTTCCAAAAGATACTTTGTTTTGTCAAGTTGTTTCTTCTTACCTGCATGGTTAATGTCGTGGCTGTAAGACTGCAAAGTTGGTTTAGAAAACCCTCACCTTAGTAGAGACAAATTTCTCGACAATGAGGCTGTTTTGTGTTCCTGCGAATAAAAATGTTGCCACTGATTGGAGAGAAGAGGTCTAAGCAGATATTGCATAAAAGCAGATATTGcataaaactgtatttctaGATAAAAGCGAAGCTCAACAACACGCTTGTTGTGCAGTATAAAATGTACATGCACAGTACTAAAATGGTATTGGAAATTATTCTCAAAGAGATGATAGATAAGAGATACTTGGTAGATGATCGTTGATGCATCCTGATGAAACAGCCGCATTTCTTTCAGGGCAgttctgataaaaacagaacagccctttaaaataattttcctgatTTCCTTTCAGGCCTTAAAAGAGGGCACTTTGACAGTTAAGCAGTTAGTTTGCGCCGTGTCCAGACACGCTGTTTACAATGTTGCGGGGACGCACTTCCATACTTCTAACCCCGGCATTTGTAATCAGTGCAGAATATCTCTCTCCACGCTTGACCTGTGTACATACTAAGTTTTTATGCTTTAGTTATAGGTTGTATCAGTGCCAAAAATGCATACAATacgcttttttttaatttttattatcgCTATTATTTTAAGTAGAGGCAAGAAAGTGCAGCCcagaagctggaaaaaaactgagaGAGAATTTTAATTTAGAGCAGAATCTGAATATTTATATCAGATTCCTGCAGCATTAGCCGTATTTCTTTGTAGTGCATGACCCTCACGCTGCCCACGGAGAAATGACGTCTTCGGCAGTGAGGCATTTTTCCCACATATCCAAAAACCGCCATcgacaatatttttatttgagagCCGTGCACTCTTGTTGTTTCTGTCATTAGGCTGattcatatttattcaacattttctgtCCCACAGCAGTCTCCGGGAGCACAGTGCCAGAGTGGATTGAGTTTGTTGTGGTGTGGCTCCCAACCTCCAATGGTTTCCTCAACTGCATCTTTTACTTCTGGATCAACAAAAACTTTCGCAGGAAGTTCCATCTTATTCTGCAGAGGCTGGCTCTGGCCATCTGTCCTAAACTGGCAGACACCTTTGGGTGGAGCAGCACATCTTCAGTGCAGTTCGTCTCAGGAATCTTTGACAACAACATGGTTCACGAGCGTACCTCCAGCGTGTCCTCCACCTGCACCCTGCTGAGCTTGGCTTAAAGCCTCTGAACCCAGAAACAACAAGAGCGTAAAGGAGATGGTCAGTGACCTGCACACTTTTAAAATCCCAGCTATTGGTGTTTTAACAaactagagcaaaaataaacGATCAATTTGTTTGCAGTGCAAATGGTTTAAAATTCTGAGAGACTGTAATGGTGAGTCAGCGTCAGtatgaattttttaaaactattatttccAACTGAAAACAGATGCACCATTGTCGGGATTTAATTTTCAATCCAAGGTGGCATCCTAAATCacctttttagttatttttttttttacagctagcCATCACTTTTGGCTGTGCTACGGATAGGCCTGTCATTATTCTGCAtacaccctttttttttaatgcgtcAACCTGAAACTTATCTCAACACATTTCAGTCGTTCACAATCTGTCATTTAGCTCATCAGAAGAAAGTGATATTTAGGCTCCCTCTCATGTGAGATTTTTGTGAAGGCTGCAACCCGATTTCAAACACTTTGAACTACTGAGGCTATCAACCTTTGTTCATTTTAAGCTATTTGACATATACCAACGAAGAGAGGTTAACCTTTAAGTCGCAGCATTTCAGCGCATGCAAGGAGAAAAGTAATTAAGCACCTGGACCGCAGAAAGGTCACAACGTCCGTGGCGGGAACAGACGACTTGTATTTGGAGGAACTTGGGCTCAGAATCTATAAATAATCAGGAGGAATTAACAGCTTAGTGTGTTTGTATTCAACATCGCAACaagcatttttgtctttaaataaagttttgtcaTGGTAAAGGTTGATTTTTGAGTTGACATTTTTTATAGACTTTTAAATTGCTGTTTGttataaaagaggaaaaattggggaaaaaataacttaaCGACTCTTGTATGTATGTTGCTACATTAATTTGTACTCTTATAAAGACAAAGACTGATTTGAGGAAGATATGCAAAATAAAGTGTGATACCTTTGAgtgtgttttgggtttttttaaggTCCCATTTTCTGGCTGCATGTCTACTGATTAACTATTAATTTGGTCCTATAAtaactaaatacttttttttttcagtaaccccttttatgttttcttttctgatagAAACGTGTTACACTG
This genomic window contains:
- the LOC103462492 gene encoding histamine H2 receptor isoform X1, which codes for MYPTFNFSTSNYSNLSDADSLTLQELTHRSVKISIIIILGVMVTLGNIAVLLVITSSVAGWSRNSRYFLLSLTAADSAFGLLVMPLNLWVSLLKDYSEGPDTLCHVVAFCNATVYSTCMYTLATISLERYIAVFYPLQYSTLMTRKRTLLLIAFTWCFPLFLLWPITFPDGVIEVHFSTASLVCNPSYSTNVAYTFSLTCLIFFPCSIVMTYANLRVWCAAKRQRRKLRKYGCALRNRHNVAARVLVPVMAAYYTCWTPCVAVIIYSAVSGSTVPEWIEFVVVWLPTSNGFLNCIFYFWINKNFRRKFHLILQRLALAICPKLADTFGWSSTSSVQFVSGIFDNNMVHERTSSVSSTCTLLSLA
- the LOC103462492 gene encoding histamine H2 receptor isoform X2, whose translation is MYPTFNFSTSNYSNLSDADSLTLQELTHRSVKISIIIILGVMVTLGNIAVLLVITSSVAGWSRNSRYFLLSLTAADSAFGLLVMPLNLWVSLLKDYSEGPDTLCHVVAFCNATVYSTCMYTLATISLERYIAVFYPLQYSTLMTRKRTLLLIAFTWCFPLFLLWPITFPDGVIEVHFSTASLVCNPSYSTNVAYTFSLTCLIFFPCSIVMTYANLRVWCAAKRQRRKLRKYGCALRNRHNVAARVLVPVMAAYYTCWTPCVAVIIYSVSGSTVPEWIEFVVVWLPTSNGFLNCIFYFWINKNFRRKFHLILQRLALAICPKLADTFGWSSTSSVQFVSGIFDNNMVHERTSSVSSTCTLLSLA